The Thermobispora bispora DSM 43833 genome window below encodes:
- a CDS encoding acetoin utilization protein AcuC, with amino-acid sequence MSKAVRIVWDDALTSYDFGPGHPMAPVRVALTMGLARELGLLSGVDVAGCRPATDEELLMVHSRDYVAAVKEASATGRPALAHGIGTEDNPAFLGVHEASALIAGASLAAARAVWSGEAEHAINVAGGLHHAMPGMASGFCIYNDVALAIQWLLDQGASRVAYVDVDVHHGDGVQAMFYDDPRVLTISLHESPRTLFPGTGYPHETGADGTAVNVALPIGCGDTGWLRAFHAIVPPLLREFRPDVLVSQHGCDTHALDPLAHLMLSLDGQRRTYAALHELAHETAGGRWIATGGGGYEVVRVVPRAWTHLIAEVAGASLDPLTPTPDTWRVMVKELTGEVPPLNMTDGRHPVWRDFADGYDPADPVDRAIMATRKAVFPYYALDPMP; translated from the coding sequence ATGAGCAAGGCGGTGCGGATCGTCTGGGACGATGCCCTGACGTCCTACGACTTCGGCCCCGGGCACCCCATGGCCCCCGTGCGCGTCGCGCTGACCATGGGACTCGCCCGTGAACTGGGGCTCCTGTCCGGTGTCGACGTGGCCGGCTGCCGGCCCGCCACCGACGAGGAGCTGCTCATGGTGCACAGCCGTGACTACGTCGCCGCGGTCAAGGAGGCCTCCGCGACCGGGCGGCCGGCTCTCGCGCACGGCATCGGCACCGAGGACAACCCCGCTTTCCTCGGCGTCCACGAGGCGTCGGCGCTGATCGCGGGGGCCTCGCTCGCCGCGGCGCGGGCCGTGTGGTCGGGCGAGGCCGAGCACGCGATCAACGTGGCGGGCGGGCTGCACCACGCGATGCCGGGCATGGCGAGCGGCTTCTGCATCTACAACGACGTGGCCCTCGCGATCCAATGGCTGCTCGACCAGGGGGCCTCCCGGGTCGCCTACGTGGACGTGGACGTGCACCACGGGGACGGCGTGCAGGCGATGTTCTACGACGACCCCCGCGTGCTCACCATCAGCCTGCACGAGAGCCCGCGCACGCTCTTCCCCGGGACCGGCTACCCGCATGAGACCGGGGCGGACGGCACCGCGGTGAACGTGGCGCTGCCGATCGGCTGCGGCGACACGGGCTGGCTCCGCGCCTTCCACGCGATCGTCCCGCCCCTGCTGCGGGAGTTCCGCCCCGATGTCCTGGTGAGCCAGCACGGCTGCGACACCCACGCCCTCGATCCGCTCGCCCACCTCATGCTGAGCCTGGACGGCCAGCGGCGGACCTACGCCGCGCTGCACGAGCTCGCCCACGAGACCGCCGGCGGCCGGTGGATCGCGACCGGAGGCGGCGGGTACGAGGTCGTCCGGGTGGTCCCGCGCGCGTGGACCCACCTCATCGCCGAGGTGGCCGGCGCCTCGCTCGATCCGCTCACGCCGACCCCGGACACCTGGCGGGTCATGGTGAAGGAGCTGACCGGGGAGGTCCCGCCGCTGAACATGACCGACGGGCGGCACCCCGTGTGGCGGGACTTCGCGGACGGCTACGACCCCGCCGACCCGGTCGACCGGGCCATCATGGCCACCCGGAAGGCGGTGTTCCCGTACTACGCCCTCGATCCCATGCCCTGA
- a CDS encoding helix-turn-helix domain-containing protein — MGAGERPLSEVKFLTVAEVAAVMRVSKMTVYRLVHSGELPAIRVGRSFRVPEQAVHDYLRDAFIEAG, encoded by the coding sequence ATGGGTGCAGGCGAAAGACCTCTCAGCGAGGTGAAGTTCCTGACGGTGGCGGAGGTCGCCGCCGTCATGCGGGTGTCCAAGATGACGGTGTACCGGCTGGTGCACTCCGGTGAGCTGCCGGCCATCCGGGTCGGCCGGTCCTTCCGGGTTCCCGAGCAGGCGGTCCACGACTACTTGCGGGACGCGTTCATCGAGGCCGGATGA
- a CDS encoding 30S ribosomal protein bS22, whose product MGSVIKKRRKRMAKKKHRKLLRKTRIQRRNRGK is encoded by the coding sequence GTGGGCTCTGTCATCAAGAAGCGCCGCAAGCGCATGGCGAAGAAGAAGCACCGCAAGCTCCTCAGGAAGACTCGTATCCAGCGGCGTAACCGGGGGAAGTAG
- a CDS encoding NAD-dependent epimerase/dehydratase family protein translates to MGRTVLVTGVSRHIGARVASALAADPDVHRVIGVDTAPPVSSTAPPLGRVEFVRLDLRGLDLAQLIADSDIDTVVHLGLLSDPAGSRPAMREYNIIGTMQVLAACQRSRTVRRVVVRSTTAVYGSSPASPAVCTETTEPADSPHHGYERDAIEVEGYARGFARRRPDVATTILRFAPMLGPRVETPLTRYFSLPVLPTVLGFDPRLQFVHEDDVVDVLCRMAREELRGVFNVAGDGVLLLSQCARRAGKPVLPLPSAAFHLLGTAVRSTGLIDFSPEQIALLSHGRVADTTALAAATGWRPKYGTAAAFDDFIRARGLGSDLPARVFDLAADLIRGR, encoded by the coding sequence ATGGGCAGGACCGTGCTCGTCACCGGGGTCTCTCGCCACATCGGCGCTCGGGTGGCGAGCGCCCTCGCGGCCGATCCGGATGTGCACCGCGTGATCGGTGTGGACACGGCGCCGCCCGTCTCGAGTACCGCGCCGCCGCTCGGCCGTGTCGAGTTCGTCCGCCTCGACCTGCGCGGCCTGGACCTCGCGCAGCTCATCGCGGACAGCGACATCGACACCGTGGTGCACCTCGGCCTGCTGAGCGATCCGGCGGGCAGCCGCCCCGCGATGCGGGAGTACAACATCATCGGCACCATGCAGGTGCTCGCCGCCTGCCAGCGGTCCCGGACGGTGCGCCGGGTGGTCGTGCGTTCCACCACCGCGGTGTACGGCTCCTCGCCCGCCTCCCCGGCGGTGTGCACGGAGACCACCGAACCGGCGGACTCGCCCCATCACGGGTACGAGAGGGACGCGATCGAGGTCGAGGGCTATGCGCGGGGCTTCGCCCGGCGGCGGCCCGACGTGGCGACCACGATCCTGCGCTTCGCGCCCATGCTGGGGCCGAGGGTGGAGACGCCGCTCACCCGCTACTTCTCGCTGCCGGTGCTGCCCACCGTGCTCGGGTTCGACCCGCGGCTGCAGTTCGTCCACGAGGACGACGTGGTCGACGTGCTGTGCCGGATGGCCCGGGAGGAGCTGCGCGGCGTGTTCAACGTCGCGGGTGACGGCGTGCTGCTGCTCTCGCAGTGCGCCCGCCGGGCCGGGAAGCCGGTGCTGCCGCTGCCGTCGGCCGCGTTCCACCTGCTCGGCACGGCCGTGCGGTCCACCGGGCTGATCGACTTCTCTCCCGAGCAGATCGCCCTGCTCAGCCACGGCCGCGTGGCCGACACCACCGCGCTCGCCGCCGCCACCGGCTGGCGGCCCAAGTACGGCACCGCCGCCGCCTTCGACGACTTCATCCGGGCCCGCGGGCTCGGTAGCGACCTGCCGGCGCGGGTATTCGACCTCGCGGCCGATCTGATCCGGGGGCGGTGA
- a CDS encoding lysophospholipid acyltransferase family protein, with translation MGSAEPSGPPGTGGAGPWPPGEERLAELLGFLRRRLTGEYEVDEFGFDPEFSDSVLLPLLRPLYRHWFRVEVLGAEHVPADSGALVVANHAGGMLPLDALMLQVALHDEAGRHVRLLGADLVYRLPLLNHLARKGGHTLACPEDAARLLAKGELVGVFPEGYKGIGKPFSERYRLQRFGRGGFIVTAIRAQVPIIPCAIVGAEEIYPKLGEIPVLDRLLGLPYVPVTPFFPWFGLLGLVPLPSKWAIEFGEPIRTDEYDVADAEDQFLVLDLTDRVRETIQHRLEALRAHRGPAFRFGPFAVEFGRFGC, from the coding sequence ATGGGGAGCGCGGAGCCGTCAGGCCCGCCCGGCACGGGCGGGGCCGGTCCGTGGCCGCCCGGGGAGGAGCGGCTCGCCGAGCTGCTCGGCTTCCTCCGGCGCAGGCTCACCGGGGAGTACGAGGTCGACGAGTTCGGCTTCGACCCCGAGTTCTCCGACTCGGTGCTCCTGCCACTGCTGCGCCCGCTCTACCGGCACTGGTTCCGGGTCGAGGTGCTGGGGGCCGAGCACGTCCCCGCGGACTCGGGCGCCCTGGTGGTGGCGAACCACGCCGGCGGCATGCTCCCCCTGGACGCGCTGATGCTGCAGGTCGCCCTGCACGACGAGGCCGGGCGGCACGTCCGGCTGCTCGGCGCCGACCTCGTCTACCGGCTTCCGCTCCTCAACCACCTGGCCCGCAAGGGCGGGCACACCCTCGCCTGCCCCGAGGACGCCGCCCGGCTGCTCGCCAAGGGGGAGCTCGTCGGGGTCTTCCCCGAGGGGTACAAGGGCATCGGCAAGCCGTTCTCCGAGCGCTACCGGCTGCAGCGGTTCGGCCGGGGCGGTTTCATCGTCACGGCGATCCGCGCCCAGGTGCCGATCATCCCCTGCGCGATCGTCGGGGCGGAGGAGATCTATCCGAAGCTAGGGGAGATCCCGGTGCTCGACCGGCTGCTCGGCCTGCCGTACGTGCCCGTCACCCCGTTCTTCCCCTGGTTCGGCCTGCTCGGGCTGGTCCCGCTCCCGTCGAAGTGGGCGATCGAGTTCGGTGAGCCGATCCGCACGGACGAGTACGACGTGGCCGACGCCGAGGACCAGTTCCTCGTCCTCGACCTGACCGACCGGGTACGCGAGACGATCCAGCATCGGCTCGAGGCGCTGCGCGCCCACCGGGGGCCGGCCTTCCGGTTCGGGCCGTTCGCCGTTGAGTTCGGCCGGTTCGGGTGCTGA
- a CDS encoding alpha/beta fold hydrolase yields MGLTVGAAAGTLRRRAAARRARERERFFRTTGRKVTVTTDDGARIAAEVDDHPAPRAAVVFTHGWLMSRHCWRYQRDALAGRALLVSYDHRGHGESSAAPLDAYTIDRLGDDLAAVIEATVPSDLPVILAGHSMGGMTIMALAQRHPGLIASRVAGVALLSTSAGWRSGGLTYGLPGPVGRFAARATPRIFDALLARAEEIDRRPRLKELAMLPVTRLTAFGKKPHRADVRFVNAMATATATEPMVAFFHQIQVHDRLSALQALQDVETLIIVGERDRLTPPSDSRRIAKALPGARLIITPDAGHMIGIERPGLVNQELLGLLQRATERGAAGRLGIAS; encoded by the coding sequence ATGGGACTGACGGTCGGTGCCGCGGCGGGCACGCTGCGCCGGCGCGCCGCCGCCCGCCGGGCGCGGGAGCGGGAGCGGTTCTTCCGGACCACCGGCCGCAAGGTCACCGTGACCACCGATGACGGCGCGCGCATCGCCGCCGAGGTCGACGACCACCCTGCCCCCCGGGCGGCCGTGGTCTTCACGCACGGCTGGCTGATGAGCCGGCACTGCTGGCGGTACCAGCGGGACGCCCTCGCCGGCCGGGCCCTCCTGGTCAGCTACGACCATCGCGGGCACGGCGAGTCGTCGGCCGCGCCCCTCGACGCCTACACGATCGACCGGCTGGGCGACGATCTCGCCGCCGTCATCGAGGCCACGGTGCCGAGCGACCTCCCGGTGATCCTGGCCGGGCACTCCATGGGCGGGATGACCATCATGGCGCTCGCCCAGCGGCACCCCGGGCTGATCGCCTCCCGGGTCGCCGGGGTCGCCCTGCTCAGCACGTCCGCCGGGTGGAGGTCCGGCGGGCTCACCTACGGGCTGCCCGGGCCGGTGGGCCGGTTCGCCGCCCGCGCCACCCCCCGGATATTCGACGCCCTGCTCGCCCGGGCCGAGGAGATCGACCGCCGGCCTCGGCTGAAGGAGCTCGCCATGCTGCCGGTCACCCGGCTCACCGCGTTCGGCAAGAAGCCCCACCGCGCCGACGTGCGGTTCGTGAACGCCATGGCGACGGCGACCGCGACCGAGCCGATGGTGGCGTTCTTCCACCAGATCCAGGTGCACGACCGGCTGAGCGCGCTCCAGGCGCTCCAGGACGTGGAGACGCTCATCATCGTCGGGGAACGGGACCGGCTCACCCCGCCGTCCGACAGCAGGCGGATCGCCAAGGCCCTGCCCGGAGCGCGGCTGATCATCACCCCGGACGCCGGGCACATGATCGGGATCGAGCGGCCGGGCCTCGTCAACCAGGAACTGCTCGGGCTGCTCCAGCGCGCGACCGAGCGCGGCGCCGCCGGCCGCCTCGGCATCGCCTCCTGA
- a CDS encoding HAD family hydrolase, with amino-acid sequence MRRLLLRRNSPEVAGEVAAETTEAVATPDPTSAAFFDVDNTMMRGASIYHFARGLAARGLFTTRDLAKFAIGHAWFRIRGSENADHIAKAKEMALAFVAGLKVEDVVRLGEEIYDEEMADRIWPQSLALARMHLAAGRRVWLVTATPVELARVIAQRLGLTGALGTVAETENGVYTGRLVGDLLHGPAKADAIRELARREGLDLSRCWAYSDSANDLPMLSLVGHPHAINPDSELREHAAEHGWEISDFRTGRKITLIGLPIAATAGAIAGGIAAGIALRRHYRAA; translated from the coding sequence ATGAGGCGGCTACTGCTGCGGCGCAATTCCCCAGAAGTCGCCGGTGAGGTGGCTGCCGAGACCACGGAGGCGGTGGCCACTCCGGATCCGACCTCCGCCGCGTTCTTCGACGTCGACAACACGATGATGCGCGGCGCGTCGATCTACCACTTCGCCCGTGGCCTCGCCGCACGCGGTCTGTTCACCACGCGGGACCTGGCGAAGTTCGCGATCGGCCACGCCTGGTTCCGGATCAGGGGGAGCGAGAACGCCGACCACATCGCCAAGGCCAAGGAGATGGCGCTGGCGTTCGTCGCCGGGCTCAAGGTCGAGGACGTGGTGCGCCTCGGCGAGGAGATCTACGACGAGGAGATGGCGGACCGCATCTGGCCGCAGAGCCTCGCCCTGGCGCGGATGCACCTGGCCGCCGGCCGGCGGGTGTGGCTGGTCACGGCCACGCCGGTCGAGCTCGCCCGGGTGATCGCGCAGCGCCTCGGCCTGACCGGCGCCCTCGGCACGGTGGCCGAGACCGAGAACGGCGTCTACACGGGCAGGCTCGTCGGCGACCTGCTCCACGGCCCGGCCAAGGCCGACGCCATCCGCGAGCTCGCCCGCCGCGAAGGGCTCGATCTCTCCCGGTGCTGGGCGTACAGCGACTCCGCGAACGATCTGCCGATGCTCTCGCTGGTCGGGCACCCGCACGCGATCAACCCGGACAGCGAGCTCCGCGAGCACGCCGCCGAGCACGGCTGGGAGATCAGCGACTTCCGCACCGGCCGCAAGATCACGTTGATCGGCCTGCCGATCGCCGCGACGGCGGGCGCGATCGCCGGAGGGATCGCCGCCGGGATCGCGCTCCGCCGGCACTACCGGGCCGCCTGA
- a CDS encoding DUF5667 domain-containing protein yields MGGRFMGWWRFSRRRRGRWASRRSGQITARIAELGPWFGEGPRPEFRAALRDELMRRFAEQAAARASRPAAPAPAGAPPVRRRPVLVRMLPSLVFSALLVLMFSTGVRTYHSVPGEPLYPLKRMAECTVLSFAHDDDERAQREMTVARRRAAETASLVRRTPARDSQRLIGETLDDMEVTTRAALTHVARKGSAASTEVRRFAREQRNVVEPLLPKLDRENQARARKYLIYIETFTSSGP; encoded by the coding sequence ATGGGCGGGAGGTTCATGGGCTGGTGGCGATTCTCGCGCCGGCGACGTGGCCGATGGGCGAGCCGCAGGAGCGGCCAGATCACCGCGCGCATCGCCGAGCTCGGCCCGTGGTTCGGTGAAGGTCCTCGGCCGGAGTTCCGCGCCGCCCTCCGCGACGAGCTCATGCGCCGGTTCGCCGAGCAGGCGGCCGCCCGGGCGTCCCGGCCCGCCGCCCCGGCGCCGGCCGGCGCTCCCCCGGTGCGCCGCCGGCCGGTCCTCGTGCGGATGCTCCCCTCGCTCGTCTTCAGCGCGCTGCTCGTCCTCATGTTCAGCACCGGGGTGCGGACGTACCACTCGGTCCCGGGTGAGCCGCTCTACCCGCTGAAGCGGATGGCCGAGTGCACCGTGCTGAGCTTCGCCCACGACGACGACGAGCGGGCGCAGCGGGAGATGACGGTGGCCCGGCGGCGCGCCGCGGAGACCGCCTCGCTGGTGCGCCGCACGCCGGCCCGCGACAGCCAGCGGCTCATCGGGGAGACGCTCGACGACATGGAGGTGACCACCCGGGCGGCGCTCACCCATGTCGCCCGGAAGGGCAGCGCGGCGAGCACCGAGGTGCGGCGGTTCGCCCGGGAACAGCGCAATGTGGTGGAGCCGCTGCTGCCCAAGCTTGATCGGGAAAACCAGGCGAGAGCGCGTAAGTATCTGATTTACATCGAAACGTTCACGTCTTCTGGACCTTGA
- a CDS encoding sigma-70 family RNA polymerase sigma factor has protein sequence MPNTWPLARPSPPAAHAAQSTRTAGLSTREEHDHIDGEQLRTLVLRAKTGDSEAFGQLYDRYVDLVYRYIYFRVGSHALAEDLTSETFLRALRGITEYAWQGRDFGAWLVTIARNLVTDHFKSGRNRLEVTTADVLDRPLDSTQIPENAVVANIVNEHVIQAVKKLRAEQQECVILRFVYGMSLAETAKIMGKKSNAIKALQFRAIRALARALPKDLNVH, from the coding sequence ATGCCGAACACGTGGCCGTTGGCCAGGCCGTCCCCACCGGCCGCCCATGCGGCGCAGTCCACGCGAACAGCGGGCCTGTCCACACGGGAAGAACATGATCATATCGACGGCGAGCAGCTGCGGACGCTGGTGCTGCGCGCCAAGACCGGCGACAGCGAGGCGTTCGGCCAGCTGTACGACCGGTACGTGGACCTGGTCTACCGCTACATCTACTTCCGGGTGGGGAGCCACGCCCTGGCCGAGGATCTGACCAGCGAGACCTTCCTCCGGGCACTGCGCGGCATCACCGAGTACGCGTGGCAGGGCCGTGACTTCGGGGCCTGGCTGGTGACGATCGCCCGCAACCTCGTCACCGACCACTTCAAGTCCGGGCGCAACCGTCTCGAGGTGACCACGGCCGATGTGCTCGACCGGCCGCTGGACAGCACCCAGATCCCGGAGAACGCGGTCGTGGCGAACATCGTCAACGAGCACGTGATCCAGGCCGTGAAGAAGCTCCGCGCCGAGCAGCAGGAGTGCGTGATCCTGCGCTTCGTTTACGGCATGTCGCTCGCCGAGACCGCCAAGATCATGGGCAAGAAGAGCAATGCCATCAAGGCATTGCAATTCCGAGCAATTCGGGCACTAGCCCGGGCGTTGCCCAAAGATCTCAATGTGCACTGA
- a CDS encoding putative quinol monooxygenase, with amino-acid sequence MDILVALLAFAGALLAGITTGVLVGRLRDEPNGWLIAWSVATGALALSLAAIAVGHLTGFGALTFRAYQITGSLLAPLWLAAGTIQLLAERAATRFGVWLVGTAITVVGVVITMVDPISESFSKRLPVGSVHWDIWPEWLLRGVHGLVILTMLIALIVAVLRWRDGDDYDADNMNASAVVAPAGMAIAGAMELALPGIVVVALMAGTAGGVWYVVARPLAPYEDEEDEDYLDDEWEDPREGGRAAPAPEPARHPAAAAPPRRSGLGDLVAEYRAGEQGEAAHHAGPGRPEPAGDDFSGPATGQIMIGDQMSRYAGMQPPPPAPVEEDESMPATGVVLSGGELPISEELAAALGVGFSGASREAGRAEQRQSGSVKPSPGIYGLLTVFTLMDGSGEAFDKLAEETVEAVRQHEPDTLLFVCHSVKSAPLQRIIYELYRDEVGYAEHQRQPHIERFVTERQPLVLAANTIELKVNAAKVVPLPTRFR; translated from the coding sequence ATGGACATCCTCGTCGCTCTCCTCGCGTTCGCCGGCGCACTGCTCGCCGGGATCACGACCGGTGTCCTCGTAGGTCGCCTCCGCGACGAGCCCAACGGCTGGCTGATCGCGTGGAGCGTCGCCACCGGAGCACTGGCTCTGTCGCTCGCGGCCATCGCCGTCGGCCACCTGACCGGGTTCGGCGCGCTGACCTTCCGCGCCTACCAGATCACCGGTTCCCTGCTCGCCCCGCTCTGGCTCGCCGCCGGGACGATCCAGCTCCTCGCCGAGCGCGCGGCGACCCGGTTCGGCGTATGGCTGGTCGGAACGGCGATCACGGTCGTCGGTGTGGTGATCACCATGGTCGACCCGATCTCCGAGTCGTTCAGCAAGCGGCTCCCCGTCGGGTCGGTGCACTGGGACATCTGGCCGGAATGGCTGCTGCGCGGGGTCCACGGCCTCGTCATCCTGACCATGCTCATCGCCCTCATCGTCGCCGTGCTGCGCTGGCGGGACGGGGACGACTACGACGCGGACAACATGAACGCGAGCGCGGTGGTCGCCCCCGCGGGCATGGCGATCGCCGGGGCGATGGAGCTCGCGCTGCCGGGGATCGTGGTCGTGGCGCTCATGGCCGGCACCGCCGGGGGTGTCTGGTACGTCGTGGCCCGCCCGCTCGCGCCGTACGAGGACGAGGAGGACGAGGACTACCTCGACGACGAGTGGGAGGACCCCCGCGAGGGCGGCCGTGCGGCGCCCGCGCCCGAGCCGGCCCGCCACCCGGCCGCCGCGGCCCCGCCGCGCCGCTCCGGGCTGGGCGACCTCGTCGCCGAGTACCGGGCCGGGGAGCAGGGCGAGGCCGCCCACCATGCCGGGCCGGGGCGGCCGGAACCGGCGGGCGACGACTTCTCCGGCCCCGCCACCGGCCAGATCATGATCGGCGACCAGATGTCGCGCTACGCCGGGATGCAGCCCCCGCCGCCGGCGCCGGTCGAGGAGGACGAGAGCATGCCGGCCACCGGCGTCGTCCTCTCCGGCGGCGAGCTGCCGATCTCCGAGGAGCTCGCCGCGGCCCTCGGGGTCGGGTTCAGCGGCGCCTCCCGGGAGGCCGGCCGGGCCGAGCAGCGGCAGAGCGGCTCGGTCAAGCCGTCGCCGGGCATCTACGGCCTGCTCACCGTCTTCACCCTCATGGACGGCTCCGGGGAGGCGTTCGACAAGCTCGCCGAGGAGACCGTCGAGGCGGTGCGGCAGCACGAGCCGGACACGCTGCTCTTCGTCTGCCACTCGGTGAAGTCCGCGCCGCTCCAGCGCATCATCTACGAGCTCTACCGGGACGAGGTCGGCTACGCCGAGCACCAGCGCCAGCCGCACATCGAGCGGTTCGTGACCGAGCGCCAGCCGCTCGTGCTGGCGGCGAACACCATCGAGCTCAAGGTCAACGCGGCGAAGGTGGTGCCGCTCCCCACCCGGTTCCGGTGA
- a CDS encoding glutaredoxin family protein, with protein sequence MAPSDHRITLLGKPGCHLCDDARAVVAKVAAEFGVPWEERDITLSPEEQAEYWEMIPVVFLDGVQHGYWRIDEARLRAALTELLAADGSAGSGA encoded by the coding sequence ATGGCGCCAAGCGATCATCGCATCACGCTCCTCGGCAAGCCCGGGTGCCACCTGTGCGACGACGCCCGCGCGGTCGTCGCCAAGGTCGCCGCCGAGTTCGGCGTTCCCTGGGAGGAGCGGGACATCACCCTCTCCCCCGAGGAGCAGGCCGAGTACTGGGAGATGATCCCGGTCGTCTTCCTCGACGGCGTCCAGCACGGCTACTGGCGCATCGACGAGGCGCGGCTGCGCGCCGCGCTCACCGAGCTCCTCGCCGCCGACGGGTCCGCGGGCTCCGGGGCCTGA
- a CDS encoding redox-sensing transcriptional repressor Rex: MIRRTHHARDRGIPDATVARLPLYLRALNALAERGTLTVSSEELAAAAGVNSAKVRKDLSHLGSYGTRGVGYDVQYLIYQISRELGLTQDWAVAIVGVGNLGRALANYGGFVSRGFRIAALFDADPAVVGERIAGLVVEHVDALESVIKDRGISIVVIATPASAAQDVCDRVIAAGVTSILNFAPVVLAVPPEVNVRKVDLSIELQILAFHEQRKANGGPIMADQWPDEVGHVRERSMGAGS; encoded by the coding sequence GTGATCCGCCGTACGCACCACGCACGTGACCGCGGCATTCCGGACGCGACCGTGGCGAGGCTGCCGCTCTACCTGCGCGCCCTCAACGCCCTGGCAGAGCGGGGCACGCTCACGGTCAGCTCCGAGGAGCTGGCGGCCGCCGCCGGGGTCAACTCGGCCAAGGTGCGCAAGGACCTCTCCCACCTCGGGTCGTACGGCACGCGGGGGGTGGGCTACGACGTCCAGTACCTGATCTATCAGATCTCCCGGGAGCTGGGGCTGACCCAGGACTGGGCCGTGGCGATCGTCGGTGTCGGTAACCTCGGGCGGGCCCTGGCCAACTACGGCGGGTTCGTCTCCCGGGGGTTCCGCATCGCCGCGCTGTTCGACGCGGACCCGGCGGTGGTGGGGGAGCGGATCGCGGGCCTGGTGGTCGAGCACGTCGACGCGCTGGAGTCGGTGATCAAGGATCGGGGGATCTCGATCGTGGTGATCGCCACTCCGGCGAGCGCGGCCCAGGACGTCTGCGACCGGGTCATCGCGGCGGGAGTGACCAGCATCCTCAACTTCGCCCCCGTGGTCCTCGCCGTGCCCCCGGAGGTCAACGTCCGAAAAGTCGATCTTTCGATTGAATTGCAGATCCTCGCGTTTCACGAGCAGCGGAAGGCTAATGGAGGGCCCATCATGGCCGATCAATGGCCGGACGAGGTCGGTCATGTTCGTGAGCGATCGATGGGAGCGGGCTCATGA
- a CDS encoding glutamyl-tRNA reductase, which produces MSILVVGLSHRTTPVSLLERATVSGDALVKLLHDVHRDEDVAEVLVVSTCNRVEVYAHVARFHGGVTAITDVLGRHSGLPHEVLARHLYVHYQERAVQHLFTVACGLDSMVIGEQQILGQIRSALRLAQEEGTAGTALNELTQHALRVGKRARTETAIDRAGASLVGVGLSLAEQAIGQLPGKQALVVGAGSMSSLATATLARAGVTGIVVANRTLERAVRLAESVGGRAVPLTGVAGEIGRADLVVSCVGAGTYSITEEMVEAAMRDRRSPLFVLDLAMPRDVDPAIRRLPGVTLVDLESMQQDGLGSEIDGGRAKAIWEVKQIIAEEVDAYLDSQRASVVTPTVVALRSKAAEVVEAELARLWSRIPDADTRTRDEITNTVRRVVDKLLHAPTVRVKQLATSPGGAQYAHALRELFDLDPQCPDAVTGLEVER; this is translated from the coding sequence ATGAGCATCCTCGTTGTCGGGCTCAGCCATCGCACCACGCCCGTCTCGCTCCTGGAGCGGGCGACGGTCAGCGGTGACGCACTGGTCAAGCTGCTCCACGACGTCCACCGGGACGAGGACGTGGCCGAGGTCCTCGTCGTCTCCACTTGCAACCGGGTCGAGGTCTACGCGCACGTCGCCCGGTTCCACGGCGGGGTGACCGCCATCACCGACGTGCTCGGCAGGCACTCCGGCCTCCCCCACGAGGTGCTCGCCCGCCACCTGTACGTGCACTACCAGGAGCGCGCCGTCCAGCACCTGTTCACGGTCGCCTGCGGCCTCGACTCGATGGTCATCGGCGAGCAGCAGATCCTGGGCCAGATCCGGTCGGCGCTCCGGCTGGCGCAGGAGGAGGGCACGGCGGGCACCGCGCTCAACGAGCTCACCCAGCACGCGCTCCGGGTGGGCAAGCGGGCGCGGACCGAGACCGCCATCGACCGGGCGGGCGCCTCCCTGGTCGGCGTGGGCCTCTCCCTCGCCGAGCAGGCGATCGGCCAGCTCCCCGGCAAGCAGGCCCTCGTGGTCGGCGCGGGTTCGATGAGCTCGCTCGCCACCGCCACCCTCGCCCGCGCCGGCGTCACCGGCATCGTCGTCGCCAACCGCACCCTGGAGCGGGCGGTACGGCTCGCCGAGTCGGTCGGCGGGCGGGCCGTCCCGCTCACGGGCGTGGCCGGGGAGATCGGCCGGGCCGACCTGGTGGTCTCCTGCGTCGGCGCCGGCACCTACTCGATCACCGAGGAGATGGTCGAGGCGGCGATGCGCGACCGCCGGTCGCCGCTGTTCGTGCTCGACCTCGCCATGCCGCGCGACGTGGACCCCGCCATCCGGCGGTTGCCCGGGGTGACGCTGGTCGACCTGGAGTCGATGCAGCAGGACGGCCTCGGCAGCGAGATCGACGGCGGCCGGGCCAAGGCGATCTGGGAGGTCAAGCAGATCATCGCCGAGGAGGTCGACGCCTACCTCGACTCCCAGCGGGCCTCGGTGGTGACGCCGACCGTGGTCGCCCTCCGGAGCAAGGCCGCCGAGGTGGTCGAGGCGGAGCTCGCCCGGCTCTGGTCCCGCATCCCCGACGCGGACACGCGCACGCGCGACGAGATCACCAACACCGTGCGGCGGGTGGTGGACAAGCTGCTCCACGCGCCGACCGTTCGGGTGAAGCAGCTCGCCACCTCTCCCGGCGGCGCCCAGTACGCGCACGCGCTGCGCGAGCTCTTCGACCTCGATCCCCAGTGCCCCGACGCGGTCACCGGGCTGGAGGTGGAGCGATGA